The Rhinopithecus roxellana isolate Shanxi Qingling chromosome 13, ASM756505v1, whole genome shotgun sequence genome contains a region encoding:
- the MIOX gene encoding inositol oxygenase isoform X1 — MKVTVGPDPSLVYRPDVDPEVAKDKASFRNYTSGPLLDRVFTTYKLMHTHQTVDFVRSKHAQFGGFSYKKMTVMEAVDLLDGLLDESDPDVDFPNSFHAFQTAEGIRKAHPDKDWFHLVGLLHDLGKVLALFGEPQWAVVGDTFPVGCRPQASVVFRDSTFQDNPDLQDPRYSTELGMYRPHCGLDRVLMSWGHDEYMYQVMKFNKFSLPPEAFYMIRFHSFYPWHTGSDYQQLCSQQDLAMLPWVQEFNKFDLYTKCPDLPDVDKLRPYYQGLIDKYCPGILSW; from the exons ATGAAGGTGACGGTG GGCCCAGACCCTTCCCTGGTCTACCGACCTGATGTGGACCCAGAGGTGGCCAAAGACAAGGCCAGCTTCCGGAACTACACG TCGGGTCCCCTCCTGGACCGTGTCTTCACCACCTACAAGCTCATGCACACGCACCAGACAGTGGACTTCGTCAGGAGCAAG CATGCCCAGTTTGGGGGCTTCTCTTACAAGAAAATGACAGTCATGGAGGCTGTGGACCTGCTGGATGGGCTGCTGGATGAGTCGGACCCAGATGTAGATTTCCCCAACTCCTTCCATGCCTTCCAGACGGCGGAGGGCATCCGGAAGGCCCACCCAGACAAGG ACTGGTTCCACCTAGTTGGGCTCCTGCACGACCTGGGGAAGGTCCTGGCCCTGTTTGGGGAGCCCCAG TGGGCGGTCGTTGGAGACACCTTCCCTGTCGGATGCCGTCCCCAGGCTTCCGTGGTTTTCCGCGACTCCACCTTCCAGGACAACCCTGACCTCCAGGATCCTCGATACAG CACAGAACTCGGCATGTATCGGCCCCACTGCGGGCTCGACAGGGTCCTCATGTCCTGGGGCCATGATG AGTACATGTACCAGGTGATGAAGTTTAACAAGTTCTCACTGCCCCCGGAG GCTTTCTATATGATCCGGTTCCACTCCTTCTACCCCTGGCACACGGGCAGCGACTACCAGCAGCTGTGCAGCCAGCAGGACCTGGCCATGCTGCCCTGGGTACAGGAGTTCAA CAAGTTCGACCTCTACACCAAGTGCCCGGACCTGCCGGACGTGGACAAGCTGCGGCCCTACTACCAGGGGCTCATTGATAAGTACTGCCCTGGCATCCTGAGCTGGTGA
- the ADM2 gene encoding protein ADM2, translating into MARISTAALGCISLLCLQLPGVLSRSLGGDPRPVKPREPPARTPSSNLQPRHPAPRPVVWKLHQALQPHRGAGLAPAMGQPLRDGGRQHSGPRRHSGSRRTQAQLLRVGCVLGTCQVQNLSHRLWQLMGPAGRQDSAPVDPSSPHSYG; encoded by the exons ATGGCCCGGATCTCGACGGCCGCCCTGGGTTGCATCAGCCTCCTCTGCCTGCAGCTCCCTGGCGTGCTGTCCCGCAGCCTGGGCGGGGACCCGCGTCCCGTCAAACCCAG GGAGCCCCCAGCCCGGACCCCTTCCAGCAACCTGCAGCCCAGGCACCCCGCACCCCGACCTGTGGTTTGGAAGCTTCACCAGGCCCTCCAGCCACACAGGGGTGCTGGCCTGGCCCCTGCTATGGGTCAGCCTCTCCGGGATGGTGGCCGCCAACACTCGGGCCCCCGAAGACACTCAGGCTCCCGCAGGACCCAAGCCCAGCTCCTGCGAGTGGGctgtgtgctgggcacctgtCAGGTGCAGAATCTCAGCCACCGCCTGTGGCAACTCATGGGACCGGCCGGCCGGCAGGACTCAGCTCCTGTGGACCCCAGCAGCCCCCACAGCTATGGCTGA
- the MIOX gene encoding inositol oxygenase isoform X2, translated as MKVTVGPDPSLVYRPDVDPEVAKDKASFRNYTSGPLLDRVFTTYKLMHTHQTVDFVRSKHAQFGGFSYKKMTVMEAVDLLDGLLDESDPDVDFPNSFHAFQTAEGIRKAHPDKDWFHLVGLLHDLGKVLALFGEPQWAVVGDTFPVGCRPQASVVFRDSTFQDNPDLQDPRYSTELGMYRPHCGLDRVLMSWGHDEYMYQVMKFNKFSLPPEAFYMIRFHSFYPWHTGSDYQQLCSQQDLAMLPWQVRPLHQVPGPAGRGQAAALLPGAH; from the exons ATGAAGGTGACGGTG GGCCCAGACCCTTCCCTGGTCTACCGACCTGATGTGGACCCAGAGGTGGCCAAAGACAAGGCCAGCTTCCGGAACTACACG TCGGGTCCCCTCCTGGACCGTGTCTTCACCACCTACAAGCTCATGCACACGCACCAGACAGTGGACTTCGTCAGGAGCAAG CATGCCCAGTTTGGGGGCTTCTCTTACAAGAAAATGACAGTCATGGAGGCTGTGGACCTGCTGGATGGGCTGCTGGATGAGTCGGACCCAGATGTAGATTTCCCCAACTCCTTCCATGCCTTCCAGACGGCGGAGGGCATCCGGAAGGCCCACCCAGACAAGG ACTGGTTCCACCTAGTTGGGCTCCTGCACGACCTGGGGAAGGTCCTGGCCCTGTTTGGGGAGCCCCAG TGGGCGGTCGTTGGAGACACCTTCCCTGTCGGATGCCGTCCCCAGGCTTCCGTGGTTTTCCGCGACTCCACCTTCCAGGACAACCCTGACCTCCAGGATCCTCGATACAG CACAGAACTCGGCATGTATCGGCCCCACTGCGGGCTCGACAGGGTCCTCATGTCCTGGGGCCATGATG AGTACATGTACCAGGTGATGAAGTTTAACAAGTTCTCACTGCCCCCGGAG GCTTTCTATATGATCCGGTTCCACTCCTTCTACCCCTGGCACACGGGCAGCGACTACCAGCAGCTGTGCAGCCAGCAGGACCTGGCCATGCTGCCCTGG CAAGTTCGACCTCTACACCAAGTGCCCGGACCTGCCGGACGTGGACAAGCTGCGGCCCTACTACCAGGGGCTCATTGA
- the LMF2 gene encoding lipase maturation factor 2 translates to MAGSRLPRRLFLQGVAAVFMFAFASLYTQIPGLYGPEGILPARKTLRPQGKGRWQQLWETPTLLWEAPRLGLDTAQGLELLSLLGTLLALGALLLNPLRHPVVYLLLWAAYLSACQVGQVFLYFQWDSLLLETGFLAVLVAPLRPASHRKQAPQGGRAGALPHEDLPFWLVRWLLFRLMFASGVVKLTSRCPAWWGLTALTYHYETQCLPTPAAWFAHHLPVWLHKLSVVATFLIEIAVPPLFFAPIRRLRLAAFYSQVLLQVLIIITGNYNFFNLMTLVLTTALLDDQHLAAEPGHGSRKKMATSWPKALLATLSLLLELAVYGFLAYGTVHYFGLEVDWQQCTIHSRTTFTFHQFSQWLKTLTLPTVWLGVVSLAWELLSALWRWTQVRGWLRKFSAAVKLSLVSTATVALFLISLVPYSYVEPGTHGRLWTGAHRLFGAVEHLQLANSYGLFRRMTGLGGRPEVVLEGSYDGHHWTEIEFMYKPGNLSRPPPVVVPHQPRLDWQMWFAALGPHTHSPWFTSLVLRLLQGKEPVIRLIQSQVARYPFHKQPPTYVRAQRYKYWFSQPGEQGQWWRRQWVEEFFPPVSLGDPTLETLLRQFGLQDKSPARARSANSTLAQALHWTRTQLSPLEAPALLWGLLVAIGAVRVVQALLAPWSLRSSPLAPASGEKRRPAPHKDSGAASEQATPAPNPCTSSSRTARRKK, encoded by the exons ATGGCGGGCTCCCGGCTCCCGCGGCGGCTCTTCCTCCAGGGCGTGGCGGCTGTCTTCATGTTCGCCTTCGCTTCCCTCTACACGCAGATCCCAG GACTGTATGGCCCAGAGGGCATCCTACCCGCAAGGAAGACGCTGCGGCCGCAGGGCAAGGGCCGCTGGCAGCAGCTGTGGGAGACCCCGACGCTGCTGTGGGAAGCGCCGAGACTGGGGCTGGACACGGCCCAGGGCCTGGAGCTGCTGAGCCTGCTGGGCACACTACTGGCCCTGGGGGCCCTGCTGCTGAACCCACTGCGTCACCCCGTCGTCTACCTGCTGCTTTGGGCTGCCTACCTTTCGGCCTGCCAG gtgggccaggtgttcctttatTTCCAGTG GGACTCCCTGCTGCTAGAGACTGGCTTCCTGGCTGTGCTGGTGGCCCCGCTGAGGCCAGCCTCCCACCGCAAGCAGGCCCCCCAGGGCGGGCGGGCAGGGGCCCTGCCCCATGAAGACCTCCCCTTCTGGCTGGTGCGATGGCTGCTGTTTCGCCTCATGTTCGCCTCAGGCGTGGTCAAGCTGACCAGCCGCTGCCCCGCGTGGTGGGGGCTCACTG CCCTCACCTACCACTACGAGACCCAGTGCCTGCCCACGCCCGCCGCCTGGTTCGCACACCACCTGCCTGTCTGGCTGCACAAGCTCAGCGTGGTGGCCACCTTCCTCATCGAGATCGCCGTGCCGCCCCTGTTCTTCGCCCCCATTCGACGCCTGCGCTTGGCTGCCTTCTACTCGCAG GTGCTGCTGCAGGTCCTGATTATCATTACTGGCAACTACAACTTCTTCAATCTGATGACGCTGGTGCTCACCACTGCGCTGCTGGACGACCAGCACCTGGCTGCTGAGCCTGGCCATGGCAGCCGCAAGAAGATGGCCACCT CCTGGCCCAAGGCTCTGCTGGCCACACTGTCGCTGCTGCTGGAATTAGCCGTCTACGGGTTTCTGGCCTACGGCACTGTGCACTACTTTGGCCTGGAGGTTGACTGGCAGCAGTGCACCATTCACTCCAGAACCA ctttcaccttccaccagtTCTCTCAGTGGCTAAAGACACTGACGCTGCCCACcgtgtggctgggtgtggtctCCCTGGCCTGGGAGCTGCTGAGTGCCCTCTGGAG GTGGACCCAGGTGCGGGGCTGGCTACGGAAGTTCAGTGCTGCAGTCAAACTGTCCCTTGTGAGCACTGCGACCGTGGCCTTGTTCTTGATCAGCCTG GTGCCGTACTCCTACGTGGAGCCCGGGACCCACGGGCGCCTCTGGACTGGGGCCCACCGCCTGTTTGGCGCCGTGGAGCACCTGCAGCTGGCCAACTCCTACGGCCTCTTCCGCCGCATGACCGGGCTTGGTGGGCGGCCTGAGGTGGTGCTGGAGGGCAGCTACGATGGCCACCACTGGACG GAGATCGAGTTCATGTACAAGCCTGGGAACCTGAGTCGGCCTCCCCCAGTTGTGGTGCCCCACCAACCACGCCTGGACTGGCAAATGTGGTTTGCAGCCCTGGGCCCACACACGCACAGCCCGTGGTTCACAAGCCTGGTCTTGCGCCTGCTGCAGGGCAAGGAGCCAG TGATCCGCCTCATCCAGAGTCAAGTGGCCAGGTATCCCTTCCACAAGCAGCCGCCCACCTACGTCCGAGCCCAGCGCTACAAGTACTGGTTCTCCCAGCCTGGGGAGCAGGG CCAGTGGTGGCGGCGCCAGTGGGTGGAGGAGTTCTTCCCACCTGTGTCCCTGGGAGACCCGACGCTGGAGACACTGCTCAGGCAGTTTGGGCTACAG GACAAGAGCCCAGCCCGGGCCCGCAGTGCCAACAGCACTCTGGCCCAGGCCCTCCACTGGACTCGCACTCAGCTGTCTCCTCTGGAGGCCCCCGCCCTGCTCTGGGGGCTCCTCGTGGCCATAGGGGCTGTCCGAGTTGTGCAGGCCCTGCTAGCGCCCTGGTCTCTCCGGTCCTCCCCCCTGGCACCAGCCAGCGGGGAGAAACGCAGGCCAGCCCCCCATAAAGACTCTGGAGCTGCCTCCGAACAGGccaccccagcccccaacccctgTACCAGTAGTTCACGGACCGCCCGGCGAAAGAAGTAG